Part of the Rubrobacter calidifluminis genome is shown below.
TAAGCGACGGTGACCAGTATCTCACCTCGGCTCCCTGGATAGCGGTCTTCCCTGGTCTAGCGGTTGCGATCACGGTCCTCGGGCTCAACCTGCTGGGCGACGGGCTCAGAGATGCGCTAGACCCGAGAAAGTAGTTTTGAAGGAGTGGTGCTGCCGGAGGGTCCGGCGGGACGTGAAGGAAGGAAGGAGGAGATGATGACAAGGAAGAGAGGCGAGGACGAGGCCAACCCGTACACCTCCGGCGGCCGGAGGCGGGTCAGCCGCCGCGATTTCCTGAAGGCGGGGGGAGCGAGCCTAGCCGGGGCCGCCCTGCTCGGGGCCGCCGGATGTGGTGGAGGACAGGGTGGCTCGAGCGGTGGCGGCGGGAGCGCCAGCCGACCCATACAGGTCACTACCCAGCAGGACATCCCGCACACCGATCCGGCTCTGGGTTACGACACGCTCAGCTGGCCGGTGATCCACGCGACCTTCGTGACGCTCATCACCTACAACAAGAGTGGAGAGGGCTTCGTGCCATGGGCCGCGACCGAGGTGCCCAAGCCAGAGAACGGCGGGCACAAGTACGTCTTCAATATACACAAGGGGCTGAAGTTTACCGACGGAGAGCCGGTGAATGCGCAGGCGTTCAAGTACGCGATAGAGCGCGTCCTTGACCCGAAGACCAAGAGCCCGGTAGCGGACTTCTACACCAACATCGTCGGCGGAGCGGCTTACCGCAAGAACCCCAAGGGGGACGTCAAGGGCATCAAGGTGCTCTCTCCTTACAGGATAGAGTTCGACCTGGAGAAGCCCGACCAGACCTTCCTGCAGACCATGGCGATACCACCGGCCTCGGCGGTGCCACAGAAGGCGGTCGAGAAGGCGGGCCCGAACTTCGACACCCACCCGGTCGGGAGCGGACCTTTCATGGTCAAGCAGTTCAGTCACGGATCGAAGCTCATCCTGGTTAAGAACAAGAGCTACAAGAACCCGAGCGGCTCGCCCGAGACCACCGAAGCCAAGTCCAACGAGATAGACATCACCATCGGGATAAGTCCGACGACCGAGATCCAGCGGGTCGAATCGGGCCAGAACGACTACGCTTTCGACTTTCCGTCCGCACAGTACAACCAGGTAAAGAACAACCCCAAGTACAAGAGCTACATCAAGAGCGCGGTCTCGAACACGCTCTGGTACCTCTTCTACAACACCCAGCAGAAGCCCTTCACCGACCCCAAGGTGCGCCTCGCCTTCCAGTATGCGATAGACAAGAAGCGTATCGCCCAGGTTCTCGCGGGGCTGGTCGTACCGACGAACCAGATTCTGCCGCCCCACATGCCGGGCTACGACCCGAGCATAAAGGGCTATCCATACGATCCGGAGAAGGCGAGGTCGCTCCTGAAGGAGGCCGGCTACGGCAACGGCTTCCACATCGAGTTCTGGGACCAGAATACCTCGGACGAGCCGAAGGTGGACCAGGTCATACAGAACAACCTGTCCCAGATAGGGATAAAGATGA
Proteins encoded:
- a CDS encoding ABC transporter substrate-binding protein, with amino-acid sequence MTRKRGEDEANPYTSGGRRRVSRRDFLKAGGASLAGAALLGAAGCGGGQGGSSGGGGSASRPIQVTTQQDIPHTDPALGYDTLSWPVIHATFVTLITYNKSGEGFVPWAATEVPKPENGGHKYVFNIHKGLKFTDGEPVNAQAFKYAIERVLDPKTKSPVADFYTNIVGGAAYRKNPKGDVKGIKVLSPYRIEFDLEKPDQTFLQTMAIPPASAVPQKAVEKAGPNFDTHPVGSGPFMVKQFSHGSKLILVKNKSYKNPSGSPETTEAKSNEIDITIGISPTTEIQRVESGQNDYAFDFPSAQYNQVKNNPKYKSYIKSAVSNTLWYLFYNTQQKPFTDPKVRLAFQYAIDKKRIAQVLAGLVVPTNQILPPHMPGYDPSIKGYPYDPEKARSLLKEAGYGNGFHIEFWDQNTSDEPKVDQVIQNNLSQIGIKMTLHSISFSEWISKIESGSAQAGVGAWSQDFPDPSDFLDVLFNSNQIPTNNQSHYSNKTVDKELAQALIETNHKKRLAMYQKIQRQILADNPIVPLYNQKAVYFVNPKLKGTDIHPVFYQIYQQWYLT